ACAGTACTTGCACTAATCTGTCAAAATACTTTTTTAAGTCATTTTTATAATGAGTTTTTACGTACTCCTTTTAGTGTAAGCTTTGGCGAATACGGTCTAAATAAACCATTAATTCTTTGGGTTAATGATGGTCTTATGGCAGTATTTTTCTTCCTTATAGGACTTGAGCTTAAGCGTGAGGTTATAGAGGGAGAGTTAAGAGATCCAGCTCAAATAGGACTTCCTATAATAGGCGCTGTTGGTGGAGTTATATTGCCGGCTATAATATTTTGGATGTTTACAAAAGATGACAGTTTTGCTCTTAGAGGATGGGCTATACCTACAGCTACAGATATAGCATTCGCTCTTGGGATTTTAAGTCTGCTTGGCTCAAGAGTGCCAACTAGTCTTAAGGTCTTTTTGATGACCCTAGCCATTATAGACGACCTCTGTGCAATCGTTATCATAGCCTTATTTTACACAAGCAAACTAAGCTTGGCTTCACTACTTATCTCGGGAAGCTGTCTAGTAGTGCTTTTTGCATTAAATAGACTGGGGGTTAAGAGTAAAATAGCCTTTTTGGTTGTCGGTCTAATACTTTGGGTAAGTGTTCTAAAATCAGGCGTTCACGCAACTATCGCAGGCGTTGTGGCTGCATTTTTTATACCTCTTAGTTTTAAAGACGAGCCAAACAAATCTATGCTAAAAAATATAGAACATGATCTTCACGGCTGGGTAGCATTTGCTATCTTGCCTATATTTGCTTTCGTAAACGCAGGTGTTTCACTTAAAGGCATAGATATAGCGCATATCCTATCGCCTGTGCCTCTTGGTACTATCCTTGGACTATTTATAGGTAAGCAAATCGGAGTATTCAGCTTTAGCTTCTTGGCTATAAAATTTGGGTTTGCAGGACTACCAGATAAAGCAACCTACAAACAACTATATGGAGTAGCGATACTTTGTGGGGTCGGCTTTACAATGAGTCTATTTGTAAACGGACTCGCATATCACGACTCAGACGCTTTCGCACATACCGATAAGCTAGCTATCTTATTAGGATCATTTATATCAGGTGTTATAGGCTATATAATGCTTAGGTTCACAACTAGCCCAAATGCAAGCAATAACGACTAATCTAAAAATCCAAACCTGCCATTTTTGGCAGGTTTGACCACTTTATAAATAACACAAATAATAAATCAATATTCTTAAATAATATTAAATATTTTTTTATCATACTTTGGCTACTATTTTGATATTTCAAAATAAAGGAGCGCTTTTGATGAAGTTTTTCATTTATATTTTAATGATTTTCAATCTGGCATTTGCTAAAGATTTTTTAGTAAAAGACATGCGTGGAGTAGATGTCAAAATTTCTGACTCTCTTACAAAAATAGCTACTATAGACGATGGCTTTGTAGAGGGAGTAATGACACACCTTGGAGTTATAGATAAGGTCAAGGTAATAGGCTCATGGTCTATGAAGAGAGATTATAAGTATAGCTTTACTAAAATTTCAGGTGAAACATATACTCTTCGTGGCTGGAATACGATGAAATATCTTCATCCTTGGCTTAATGACCTACCTTGTATAAACTCTCCTCAAGGGAATGTTATAAATTTCGAAGAGCTTGCAAATACAAATCCGCAGCTTGTAATACTAAGAGTTGGAGACTGCACCCTAAGAGGCTCAAATAAAGATGCCGTTGATAAAACTATCTCTACTATAGAGGCTCTTGGATTACCGCTTGTAGTAATTTACGCTCCAAAAGGTACCGAAATTGCAACAATGAAAGATGAGATGAGAGTGTTGGGCGAAATTTTCGGACAAAAAGAAAAGGCTTTAAAGCTCTTTGACTACCTAAATAAAACTCAAATTTTAATAGAAGAGAGAACTAAAAATTTAAAAGATAGCGAAAAAGTAACAATGCTATACATGGGACTTAACCCAAATGTACGCAAAAATGGCGGCGTAGCCACTGCGTTTGGAGTCAATACCCCGGAATCATTTATTATAGAAGGTATAGCAAATGCCAAAAACGCATTTAGGGGCGATGGAACTAACATTATCTTAAGCACTGAGCAACTTTATGCAATAAATCCTGATGCGATAGTGCTTCCTACCTCAAACGGCTATCATCCTGCAAGCGAGCTTCTGGACTCTCCTGACTTTGAAAAGCTTGGCGAGCTAAAAGCGGTGCAAAACAAGCGCGTATATGCGATGCCTTGGTCGCCGATGAACTGCGCTAGACGCGTCGAATACCCTATCGACATGCTAATCATCGCAAAAGCTGCGTATCCAAAGCTATTTAGCGACATCAAGGTTCATGAGTTCGTGCTTAAATTTTATAAGGACGTTTATGGCGTAGATGAGGCTACGGCTAAGGCGCTAAGAAGCGAGCAAATTTTAGACTGGACCGTGGAAGATGACTTCTAGCGAGCGTGCTAAGTCAAAATTTAAATCAAAATATGTATTTTTAATATTTCTTGTCGCGATGCTTGCCGTTTGCATGGTAGCAGCACTCATGCTTGGGGATTATAAAATTTCCGTCAGCAAGATAATCGGCGTGCTTGGACTTAAGCTTTTTGATTTAGAGGCTTCAGGTATCAGCAGGATGGATCAGATCGTAGTTTTTGACATCAGGATGCCTCGAATTTTAACCGCAGCGATTATCGGCTTTGCCTTATCAAATGCAGGCGCCGTGTATCAAGCCTGTTTTAGAAATCCGCTTGTCGAGCCGTTTATCCTAGGAGCCAGCTCGGGAGCTGCGCTTGGAGCGGCATTTGGGATTATATTTGCTGGATTTTTCCTAAGCATAACGGCAAGCGCTTTTGTGTTTTCACTTTTGGCGGTATTTTTATCATACACATTAGCGCGAAACGGCGGCATAGTGCCTGTGGTGGGGCTTATACTTTCAGGCGTGATCGTAGGCTCGATATTTTCGGCAGGTGTTTCTATCATCAAGTATGTAAGCGAGGATGCGCAACTTCGAGAGATAACGTTTTGGATGATGGGTGGGCTATACTACTCCAAATGGGACGCGCTTGGCGAAATTTTAGCAGTCGTTGCGATGTGTTTTGCGGTTTTAAGCGCGCTTTCTTGGAAGCTAAATTTGCTCTCTTTAGGGGATAATCAAGCAAAAAGCCTCGGTATAAATCCCGAAAAATACAAATTTATCTTTATCGTCATAGCTACGCTCATGACTGCAACCTGCGTGGCAAACGTCGGCATAATCGCATGGATAGGGCTTATCATGCCGCATGTGGCAAGGCTTTTAATTGGGCCTGATAATCGCTGGGTGCTACCGATAGCGGGGCTTTTGGGCGCGATTTATCTGCTTATATGCGACACCTTAGCGCGCACGATAACGATGGCTGAAATTCCCGTTGGTATCATCACTTCGCTTGTGGGCGCGCCGTTTTTGATAGTGCTTTTAAGAAGCAAGGCAAAGGAGCTTTTAAAATGAGTTTTTCAAATATGCTTGAAGCTAAAAATTTATCGTTTAGTTATGGGAATTTTGCGCTTAAAAACATAAATTTAAGCGTTAAAAGAGGCACGATCTGCGGACTGCTTGGAGCAAACGGAAGCGGCAAGAGCACATTTTTTAACTGCTGCATGAATTTCTTAGAGCTTAAAGAGGGGGAGATCCTCATCAATTCGCAAAGCTCAAACCGCAAGGACTCATCTTGGCTGGCTAAAAATATCGCTTACGTAGCTCAAAATTTGGAGCTAAATTTCCCATTTTACGCAAAAGATATCGTGCTCATGGGGCGCTCTCCTCACATAAAAAGCATATTTGGTCCAAGCAAAAAGGATAAGCAGATAGTGCGCGAGGCGATGGAATTTATCGGTATATCAGAGCTTGCCGATAAGCGCATGAGCGAACTTAGCGGCGGGCAGCGCCAGCTTGTATTTATCGCGCGTGCTTTGGCGCAAGAGACACCTTTGATGCTGCTTGATGAGCCCACATCCGCGCTTGATTTTAAAAACCAAATTTTGCTTTGGAAAATTTTGCAAAAGATCGCAAGCGAAGGCAAAACGATCATGATATGCACGCA
This Campylobacter sp. RM16192 DNA region includes the following protein-coding sequences:
- the nhaA gene encoding Na+/H+ antiporter NhaA encodes the protein MSGIKGGIKKFLQHQASSGIILMIATVLALICQNTFLSHFYNEFLRTPFSVSFGEYGLNKPLILWVNDGLMAVFFFLIGLELKREVIEGELRDPAQIGLPIIGAVGGVILPAIIFWMFTKDDSFALRGWAIPTATDIAFALGILSLLGSRVPTSLKVFLMTLAIIDDLCAIVIIALFYTSKLSLASLLISGSCLVVLFALNRLGVKSKIAFLVVGLILWVSVLKSGVHATIAGVVAAFFIPLSFKDEPNKSMLKNIEHDLHGWVAFAILPIFAFVNAGVSLKGIDIAHILSPVPLGTILGLFIGKQIGVFSFSFLAIKFGFAGLPDKATYKQLYGVAILCGVGFTMSLFVNGLAYHDSDAFAHTDKLAILLGSFISGVIGYIMLRFTTSPNASNND
- a CDS encoding ABC transporter substrate-binding protein, coding for MKFFIYILMIFNLAFAKDFLVKDMRGVDVKISDSLTKIATIDDGFVEGVMTHLGVIDKVKVIGSWSMKRDYKYSFTKISGETYTLRGWNTMKYLHPWLNDLPCINSPQGNVINFEELANTNPQLVILRVGDCTLRGSNKDAVDKTISTIEALGLPLVVIYAPKGTEIATMKDEMRVLGEIFGQKEKALKLFDYLNKTQILIEERTKNLKDSEKVTMLYMGLNPNVRKNGGVATAFGVNTPESFIIEGIANAKNAFRGDGTNIILSTEQLYAINPDAIVLPTSNGYHPASELLDSPDFEKLGELKAVQNKRVYAMPWSPMNCARRVEYPIDMLIIAKAAYPKLFSDIKVHEFVLKFYKDVYGVDEATAKALRSEQILDWTVEDDF
- a CDS encoding FecCD family ABC transporter permease, whose protein sequence is MTSSERAKSKFKSKYVFLIFLVAMLAVCMVAALMLGDYKISVSKIIGVLGLKLFDLEASGISRMDQIVVFDIRMPRILTAAIIGFALSNAGAVYQACFRNPLVEPFILGASSGAALGAAFGIIFAGFFLSITASAFVFSLLAVFLSYTLARNGGIVPVVGLILSGVIVGSIFSAGVSIIKYVSEDAQLREITFWMMGGLYYSKWDALGEILAVVAMCFAVLSALSWKLNLLSLGDNQAKSLGINPEKYKFIFIVIATLMTATCVANVGIIAWIGLIMPHVARLLIGPDNRWVLPIAGLLGAIYLLICDTLARTITMAEIPVGIITSLVGAPFLIVLLRSKAKELLK
- a CDS encoding ABC transporter ATP-binding protein, which gives rise to MSFSNMLEAKNLSFSYGNFALKNINLSVKRGTICGLLGANGSGKSTFFNCCMNFLELKEGEILINSQSSNRKDSSWLAKNIAYVAQNLELNFPFYAKDIVLMGRSPHIKSIFGPSKKDKQIVREAMEFIGISELADKRMSELSGGQRQLVFIARALAQETPLMLLDEPTSALDFKNQILLWKILQKIASEGKTIMICTHEPNHILWFCDEVVAFDKGEVVARGKVKDIINNEFLKRIYGDTCKFKSLKERDIIFPNL